A window of the Podospora bellae-mahoneyi strain CBS 112042 chromosome 6, whole genome shotgun sequence genome harbors these coding sequences:
- a CDS encoding hypothetical protein (COG:S; EggNog:ENOG503P23R), whose product MTRSRLRPHSPTLLSPVHSPKELTPRPSAVFRGGDGDSIMSTSRPSSVALMPPSAPTNPTSPPSLRDILTDTALPPYTLGAFTAFLSQNHCLETLEFTLQAERYRTAYANIVGTGERPPSIGDGSEHICLLWQKLMHTFIQPCGIREVNLPARVRDRLLSLPCVPIPPNPSELDEAVKIVYELMNDSVLGPFLASVAPHEEEHRHEHDPRLFRSRLRIPRETSSSSEHDSIRSPKSAFLPMLNLAWSSEPKSSASSSSDPMEQGGLSDDSGNVPSPSANEPMTPPTTPPTSDWAFANTSPGSLQRAISAHNSGWKKMGAKLGLSRRGRAKQVVSIPQDPATSSHQHAPAGKTMTGFDEKVHSISSTLRSSVEWEEPHPGKRFPVPATGNVSQGVGIPQQCSGLHKNGMAAKGFVPYPTRGWNMGTKRRFLRPRVRVKIPVNPQDSSIKSNMCCRPQSTTSGAAPVITPAASPQVPSMDCVATNSTRTVSPMYGCCGTDSKGAIKLKDESMESTLDSTLSSKHSSMRLSMTDFSHYLSPAGPTDESDRSSCLSFDPDRSPSLSPDEDPYGWEAELNKKTAAPGVMACCSNLEFRRAQGGKRSLLQKVLSLGPRELARPSMH is encoded by the exons ATGACCCGCTCCCGGTTACGACCACATTCACCAACACTGCTTTCGCCAGTACATTCACCCAAGGAATTGACACCAAGACCGTCGGCCGTCTTCAGAGGCGGTGACGGAGACTCCATCATGTCAACCTCGCGACCCTCCAGCGTGGCCCTTATGCCACCATCAGCACCCACAAACccgacctctccaccatcgcTGAGAGACATCCTGACCGATACCGCTTTGCCGCCCTACACGCTCGGCGCCTTTACCGCTTTTCTGTCGCAGAACCACTGCCTCGAGACGCTCGAGTTCACACTGCAGGCCGAACGCTACAGGACAGCGTACGCTAACATTGTAGGGACCGGAGAACGGCCGCCGAGCATCGGGGATGGCAGCGAGCACATTTGCCTGCTCTGGCAGAAGCTGATGCACACCTTCATCCAGCCTTGTGGAATCCGCGAAGTCAACCTTCCCGCCCGCGTACGCGATCGGTTGCTGTCACTTCCCTGTGTGCCCATCCCACCGAACCCATCCGAACTGgacgaggctgtcaagatTGTGTACGAGCTCATGAACGACTCGGTGCTGGGCCCCTTCTTGGCGTCGGTGGCGCCGCATGAAGAGGAGCACCGCCATGAGCATGATCCCAGGCTGTTTCGGTCACGCCTGCGAATCCCAAGAGAGACGTCGTCCTCCAGCGAACACGACTCAATTCGGTCACCCAAGTCGGCCTTTCTGCCCATGCTCAACCTCGCCTGGTCTAGCGAGCCCAAAAGCTCCGCGTCGTCATCCAGCGACCCGATGGAGCAGGGTGGACTAAGCGACGACAGTGGAAACGTGCCCTCGCCGTCCGCGAACGAGCCGAtgacaccacccaccacgcCGCCCACCTCAGACTGGGCCTTCGCCAACACGTCCCCCGGCAGCCTTCAGCGGGCCATTAGCGCACACAACAGCggctggaagaagatgggggcgAAGCTTGGACTGAGCCGCAGAGGCCGCGCCAAGC AGGTCGTGTCGATCCCACAGGACCCCGCTAcatcctcccaccaacaTGCCCCAGCAGGCAAGACAATGACGGGTTTCGACGAAAAGGTTCACTCCATTTCATCGACCCTGCGCTCGTCGGTCGAGTGGGAGGAGCCGCACCCAGGGAAGCGCTTTCCGGTTCCCGCGACGGGGAACGTGAGCCAGGGTGTTGGTATTCCTCAGCAATGTAGCGGGCTTCACAAGAACGGCATGGCCGCAAAAGGTTTTGTCCCATATCCGACGCGCGGATGGAATATGGGCACCAAGAGGCGTTTTTTGCGCCCCCGAGTTCGGGTCAAGATCCCCGTGAACCCCCAAGACAGCTCGATCAAGAGCAACATGTGCTGCAGACCTCAAAGCACCACATCCGGCGCCGCACCCGTGATTACACCGGCTGCCTCTCCCCAAGTCCCATCGATGGACTGCGTTGCCACCAACAGCACGCGGACAGTGAGCCCCATGTACGGCTGTTGCGGCACGGATAGCAAGGGTGCCATCAAGTTGAAGGACGAATCCATGGAAAGCACTCTCGACAGCACCTTGTCCTCAAAGCACTCGTCCATGCGACTCTCGATGACGGACTTTTCCCACTACCTGTCACCGGCAGGCCCCACTGATGAATCCGACCGCAGCTCCTGCCTGTCTTTTGATCCCGACCGCTCCCCCAGCCTCTCGCCTGATGAGGATCCTTATGGATGGGAAGCCGAGCTGAACAAGAAGACGGCGGCCCCCGGTGTCATGGCTTGCTGCTCTAACCTAGAGTTTCGCCGGGCGCAGGGTGGCAAGCGGAGTCTTTTGCAAAAGGTTCTCAGTCTGGGTCCTCGGGAACTTGCCCGTCCATCGATGCATTGA
- a CDS encoding hypothetical protein (EggNog:ENOG503NY8B; COG:S) encodes MRNWRELGEVPDSDDDNFDDDDYSDLEIPDLDLGTSTSTDIPADAAATTAVATTTVEQRAAQPQKNGDIWDFPGSSPAPASSFVFQTQKPSSPIAKPAPKPKPKIPIPLPTAPNDGTYRRLEPEHSHESTEATTNQQEFLEDEISTGYVRVTTSSSLSPLSSPPSILSRTPTPPGSPLRSHAAPSSPQNREIPADDGDELSRRTAVRLERSLRPRKPIQQHPYMIENVRYTSFMKLHGVKPIRVEQASQSARRAADEDDSQEQEYQAEEDSQEANGRGLLQDTEESGPLLFDNDNDELALSPSTSKPSPAHHLRTSSQQTPGTQTDATSLSNDEEFPPLDRLQPGPRKRGRPRKLKRQLSGQLSARKRLRTVLDSSPGSSPQRRVVPPIILPPVVYDVSSSPPEINNRSRTRTQTLGSPIMINKDDEGEGSDAESVRSRHSSDSDSDVIRETSKRIRGVLPASWLRLNQANNQQKPARQARRSPEPLVGQPFRKGVALPKPSTQSRPPVSTQFPSFDDSDDSDSAPAQRPTLTTERSLSDTENVLIIEDDAGSVIEEDFVDWMLPGNKRRSGSFNTSKRAKKQKSTTGKSVFKGLPGQHMRQPKITQALGPSRSSPSTYSKKASAKRRREGNATSAKHSTRKRAATPPLLSILDVLEPDAPKFIKIAARAVRKRPDLGKDSPTQKSIRLANRRDNVDALSTLQNWKSGKTKPRVTAPVVSRAPRPKPRPALREISKNPTPKRPPASGTPVSRKLIRQSGFDSFVTVESIPAPHELARTPSISRPKPPSRKNVPDREPQFRPAQLEEDEDEDKRQRLAARKRKLDAYYRRAGAVLNLPATDGLGRALGADFTLQELAHQSEDETTVPEPAPGSARTPKKSSKSRYRKRQRPQQIDTEAPQYTLANDPLPAAFAVVEQQQQQQQQIDQAANKLQGLGPYGSHYTQHFDIFPLDMGVFFHESTLLGRGFIRKAVEPSLAERIRHQKASTCFVFDQQTLRWSIWNDQTSSELGILVDWVSDQLAADPAEAVLDGQKPVEAADFIVRYILESMSIDDELREKAFVSRCLEVFSSFVTRWGSVNLGDVPGRNKIDSVEVASRFCVALLAVRSISRAGVNLMQAMKVEDLLKKLASATVTRLLNLGLEDLRDLYGDLQRLSFRERGVRSDRVLVHCWVVLMRVLENADIPRSGFWDIVHAAQLSNGAASGQNAQAFETLWQDMFTLLPLTEIDDSGILISGMRKTAPIEGWLLPRKLMDRVFGLYKSNPRQPPSFNEYCRALVARCHFLVQQWGWRKCTTIIGTIFDFFGSQNLENLRNEEVYKSPQFLEELDRSPLLMIEPEDRCFHIFIKLLALAIQRLKQLERTNDIRNLVARTLPNHNRQYLKECTIHQHDLAALRNHHDLLCTLFWVAPPDLRPGVHLIEKLVTPASAHKEACLINVRAWNQLARFVIAKNEGRAAFEPFRSWRNNVFNQILDQYLSAASDIEQQFRDMSSEMMAGITKEMKDEMIAKNKTTALDVLFVCLKASLDVLQRAPSLEAAIYGLNTPQLQKTFTSLDFQSPGVDWGILRVALDTLDHFMGRIDEASEEHYSSDFMEAENADSGHVEEAVLWINENLTRDFFWMTRTVMGLPQPKSFGRQTKQASCVEKVVTVGARVASRLVNNRVTPLSAYFIPGKHSMFSDLPKRLNTQDRKYLPLFIATLLKNSIFDFKDLGLSMLGLWVLSVLKPHRFLCYENYLAEVLKTRGFPFLERIAVSVGSSPNYNANLDYFAAAIHYMRKTLREAGLQKAKEHREEFSKILQLAMQKIKEDLAFLRLDNNSQQEHERYISFVRQVISLIKSHGVGICLPDQFFTQPSLDYSPGLQDPQLHTAGIIAYGVRLGEKDSTAVPQLFHYLWNNFKVAIGNNRLESETTILARAMTENGHVRSFMLEFMLPAVMQAACQEGNSWVLLEVYVAALGCILLPEGPGCARELTGDEDISHAITLLGSLVKIVKSLSSQTRLDQRHVLAVLLRLANMLKPSLVCYLYNSANSADELGEVMEELDETLTTLTSMTTSPMGSTSVSSLTVGSNPRVGMFSKQIVNDVRRDWVVVGEGFVEVKMAGLGGSALGRTLGGSSGFTSTQGTQQGNKPQERKGVGFVPLVEGVVERRVREEAGRWLKGVERDRGRGRGLGWEGDLVF; translated from the exons ATGAGAAACTGGAGGGAACTCGGAGAGGTACCAGACTCGGACGACGACAACTTCGATGACGACGACTACAGCGACCTCGAGATTCCtgacctcgacctcggaACTAGTACCTCGACAGACATACCTGCAGATGCAGCAGCGACTACAGCCGTAGCCACCACAACGGTTGAACAACGTGCTGCCCAACCCCAGAAAAATGGTGATATTTGGGACTTTCCAGGCTCCTCGCCGGCCCCCGCGTCGTCTTTTGTTTTCCAAACAcaaaaaccatcatcaccgataGCGAAGCCAGCCCCCAAACCGAAGCCGAAGATTCCAATACCACTTCCTACCGCTCCGAACGATGGAACCTACCGAAGGCTTGAACCAGAGCACTCGCATGAGTCTACCGAGGCCACTACGAATCAACAAGAGTTCTTGGAGGACGAGATATCTACTGGCTATGTCCGAGTGACTACATCGTCCTCTCTTTCGCCGCTTTCTTCGCCTCCGAGCATCCTTTCCAGGacgccaacccctcccggATCCCCGTTACGGTCCCATGCCGCTCCCAGTTCGCCACAAAACCGCGAAATACCGGcagatgatggcgatgagctGTCCCGGAGAACTGCTGTTCGGCTGGAGCGCTCTTTGAGACCACGAAAACCTATTCAGCAGCACCCATACATGATTGAAAATGTCCGGTACACAAGTTTCATGAAGTTACATGGCGTAAAACCCATCAGAGTTGAACAGGCGTCCCAATCAGCCCGGAGGGCcgccgacgaggatgatTCTCAAGAGCAGGAGTACCAAGCTGAGGAGGACAGTCAGGAGGCCAATGGACGAGGTCTGCTTCAAGATACCGAAGAAAGCGGCCCATTGTTGTTTGACAATGACAACGATGAACtggctctctctccttctaCATCAAAACCGTCTCCAGCCCACCACTTGCGGACTAGTAGTCAGCAAACCCCCGGCACACAGACGGACGCCACCAGCCTTTCTAATGATGAGGAATTTCCGCCTCTGGACAGGCTTCAACCAGGCCCGAGGAAAAGGGGTCGGCCACGGAAGCTTAAACGTCAACTCTCCGGCCAGTTGTCTGCCAGGAAAAGGCTGAGGACTGTGCTGGACTCATCTCCTGGATCTTCACCTCAGCGGAGAGTGGTTCCACCTATCATTCTGCCGCCTGTCGTCTATGATGTATCATCGTCTCCTCCAGAGATTAACAATAGATCTAGGACCCGTACTCAAACCCTCGGCTCTCCAATCATGATCAACAAGGATGACGAGGGCGAAGGCAGCGATGCTGAGTCGGTTCGCTCCCGGCACAGCTCTGACAGCGACTCCGATGTGATTCGCGAGACCAGCAAAAGAATTCGCGGGGTTCTTCCAGCCtcgtggttgaggttgaatCAAGCAAATAATCAGCAGAAACCTGCTCGACAAGCACGACGAAGTCCTGAACCTTTGGTTGGGCAGCCATTCAGGAAGGGCGTGGCACTCCCGAAACCAAGTACTCAAAGTAGACCGCCTGTATCAACACAGTTCCCATCATTCGATGACTCGGATGATTCGGATAGCGCGCCGGCTCAGAGACCTACTTTGACAACGGAAAGGTCCTTGTCAGATACCGAGAATGTGTTGATCATCGAAGATGATGCAGGTTCCGTGATTGAGGAAGATTTTGTCGACTGGATGCTTCCCGGCAACAAGAGGCGATCCGGTTCTTTCAACACGTCCAAAAGGGcaaagaaacagaaaagCACGACCGGAAAGTCTGTTTTCAAAGGGCTTCCCGGTCAACATATGCGGCAGCCCAAAATTACGCAGGCTCTTGGTCCATCGAgatcctcaccctcgacatATTCCAAAAAGGCGTCAGCGAAGCGAAGACGGGAAGGAAATGCTACTTCAGCGAAACACAGCACTCGAAAAAGGGCAGCAACACCGCCCTTGCTCAGTATTCTCGATGTTCTAGAACCCGATGCTCCCAAGTTTATCAAGATAGCTGCACGTGCTGTCCGCAAAAGGCCAGACCTCGGAAAGGATAGTCCAACACAGAAGAGTATCCGCTTGGCCAACCGCAGGGACAATGTTGACGCACTGTCAACTCTTCAGAATTGGAAGTCTGGTAAGACAAAGCCTAGGGTTACGGCTCCGGTTGTAAGTCGAGCACCACGACCGAAGCCCAGGCCGGCCCTGAGAGAAATCTCGAAAAACCCAACACCTAAAAGACCCCCTGCCTCTGGTACCCCTGTTTCTCGCAAGTTGATCAGGCAAAGTGGTTTTGACTCATTCGTCACGGTGGAATCTATTCCAGCACCTCATGAGCTAGCTCGaacaccctccatctctCGACCCAAACCGCCATCAAGGAAAAATGTGCCAGATCGCGAGCCACAGTTCCGACCCGCCCAgttggaagaagatgaagatgaggataAACGACAGCGACTAGCGGCCAGAAAGCGGAAACTTGATGCCTACTACAGAAGAGCTGGGGCTGTGTTGAATCTACCAGCAACGGATGGGCTTGGTCGGGCCTTGGGTGCGGATTTCACACTTCAAGAGCTGGCCCATCAAAGTGAAGATGAGACAACTGTTCCCGAACCTGCTCCTGGATCAGCAAGAACGCCTAAAAAGAGCTCAAAGTCGAGGTATCGGAAAAGGCAACGGCCGCAACAAATCGATACAGAAGCTCCCCAATATACCCTTGCAAATGATCCTTTACCTGCTGCTTTCGCCGTTGTtgaacagcaacagcagcagcagcagcagattgATCAGGCGGCGAACAAGCTTCAGGGGTTGGGTCCATATGGCAGTCATTATACCCAGCACTTTGACATCTTCCCGCTTGACATGGGTGTGTTCTTCCATGAGAGCACACTCCTCGGCCGTGGCTTTATCCGAAAGGCAGTCGAGCCTTCACTAGCTGAGAGGATCCGCCACCAAAAGGCCTCCACCTGTTTCGTTTTTGACCAGCAGACGCTCAGGTGGAGCATCTGGAACGATCAGACCTCGTCGGAACTCGGAATATTGGTCGATTGGGTTTCTGACCAGCTGGCAGCTGACCCGGCGGAAGCTGTTTTGGACGGGCAGAAGCCAGTTGAGGCGGCTGATTTCATTGTCAGGTACATCTTGGAGTCGATGAGCATTGACGATGAGCTTCGAGAAAAGGCTTTTGTGTCGAGATGTCTGGAAGTATTCAGCAGCTTCGTCACTCGGTGGGGGTCTGTCAACCTGGGCGATGTCCCTGGCCGAAACAAGATCGATAGCGTAGAGGTTGCATCTCGCTTTTGTGTGGCATTGCTCGCGGTGCGCTCGATATCCCGGGCGGGTGTCAACTTGATGCAGGCTATGAAAGTTGAGGATCTGCTCAAGAAGTTGGCTTCGGCCACTGTGACGCGTCTTTTGAACCTTGGGTTAGAAGACTTGCGGGACCTATATGGTGACTTGCAGCGTCTTTCATTCAGGGAACGCGGTGTCCGATCGGACCGTGTCCTCGTCCATTGTTGGGTGGTGTTAATGAGAGTGCTGGAGAACGCCGATATTCCAAGAAGTGGTTTCTGGGATATTGTCCACGCTGCCCAGCTCAGCAATGGGGCGGCTTCCGGTCAAAATGCGCAAGCCTTTGAGACCCTTTGGCAGGACATGTTTACCTTGCTGCCGCTGACTGAGATTGACGATTCCGGTATTCTCATTTCTGGCATGAGAAAGACAGCCCCTATCGAGGGTTGGCTACTGCCTCGCAAGCTCATGGACCGCGTCTTTGGGCTGTACAAGTCGAACCCTCGACAGCCACCCAGCTTCAACGAGTACTGCCGCGCTCTTGTGGCCAGATGTCACTTCCTGGTTCAGCAATGGGGTTGGCGGAAGTGTACTACTATCATTGGCACAATCTTCGACTTTTTCGGTTCGCAAAATTTGGAAAACCTCAGGAATGAGGAGGTGTACAAGTCTCCACAGTTtttggaggagcttgatcGCAGTCCTTTACTCATGATAGAGCCAGAAGACCGGTGTTTTCACATCTTCATCAAGCTGCTGGCCTTGGCTATTCAGAGGCTCAAGCAACTTGAACGGACAAACGATATTAGAAATCTTGTGGCCAGGACACTGCCGAACCATAACCGACAGTACCTCAAGGAATGCACAATTCATCAGCATGATCTCGCTGCCCTCCGCAACCATCACGATCTCCTCTGCACCCTGTTCTGGGTTGCCCCGCCAGATCTACGGCCGGGTGTCCATCTTATCGAGAAGCTGGTCACTCCAGCAAGCGCTCACAAGGAGGCTTGCTTGATTAATGTTCGGGCCTGGAACCAGCTTGCTCGGTTCGTGATAGCCAAGAATGAAGGCCGTGCAGCATTTGAGCCGTTCAGGTCGTGGCGGAACAACGTGTTCAACCAAATCCTGGACCAGTATCTGTCGGCGGCCTCGGATATTGAACAGCAATTCCGTGACATGTCGAGCGAGATGATGGCAGGTATTACAAAGGAGATGAAGGATGAGATGATTGCCAAGAATAAGACTACGGCGTTGGATGTGCTGTTTGTTTGTCTCAAAGCCTCGTTGGATGTTTTGCAGCGGGCTCCTTCGCTGGAGGCAGCGATTTACGGGTTGAATACAC CGCAATTACAAAAAACATTCACGAGCCTCGACTTCCAGTCTCCTGGCGTTGACTGGGGCATTCTGCGTGTGGCTCTCGACACCCTCGACCACTTCATGGGCCGTATTGATGAGGCGTCCGAGGAGCACTACTCGAGCGACTTTATGGAAGCAGAGAACGCAGACAGTGGTCACGTCGAGGAGGCTGTGCTGTGGATCAACGAGAACTTGACAAGAGACTTCTTCTGGATGACCCGCACCGTCATGGGCCTCCCTCAACCAAAGTCTTTTGGGAGACAAACAAAACAGGCATCCTGCGTCGAAAAGGTCGTGACCGTAGGGGCAAGGGTTGCTTCCCGGCTCGTCAACAACCGGGTCACGCCCCTTTCGGCTTACTTCATCCCTGGGAAACACTCGATGTTTTCCGACCTGCCCAAGAGGTTGAACACCCAGGACAGAAAGTACCTGCCCCTGTTCATCGCCACCCTGCTCAAAAACTCCATCTTTGACTTTAAGGACCTCGGCCTCAGCATGCTAGGGTTATGGGTTCTCTCAGTCCTCAAACCCCACAGGTTCCTCTGCTACGAGAACTACCTCGCCGAGGTCCTCAAGACCCGGggcttccccttcctcgaaCGGATCGCCGTCTCGGTCGGTTCCTCACCAAACTACAACGCCAACCTAGATTATTTTGCCGCTGCAATCCACTACATGCGCAAGACCCTCCGAGAAGCCGGGctccaaaaagccaaagaaCATCGCGAGGAGTTCTCCAAAATCCTCCAGTTGGCTATGCAAAAAATCAAGGAAGACCTCGCCTTTCTCCGTCtagacaacaacagccagcaAGAACACGAGCGATACATCTCTTTTGTTCGACAGGTGATCTCTCTGATCAAATCCCACGGCGTGGGGATCTGCCTCCCGGATCAGTTTTTTACTCAGCCAAGTCTGGATTACTCGCCTGGCTTGCAGGATCCCCAGTTGCACACCGCCGGTATCATTGCTTATGGTGTACGGCTAGGAGAGAAGGATTCGACTGCGGTGCCGCAGCTGTTTCATTACCTATGGAATAATTTCAAGGTTGCCATTGGGAATAACAGGCTTGAGTCGGAGACGACGATTCTCGCCAGGGCAATGACTGAGAATGGGCATGTTCGGTCGTTTATGCTGGAGTTTATGCTACCGGCTGTTATGCAGGCTGCTTGTCAGGAGGGCAACAGTTGGGTTTTGCTTGAGGTTTATGTCGCTGCGCTGGGGTGTATCCTTTTGCCAGAGGGGCCCGGTTGTGCGAGGGAGCTTACGGGCGATGAGGATATTTCTCACGCGATCACACTTTTGGGATCGTTGGTGAAGATTGTCAAGTCGTTATCTAGCCAGACAAGACTTGACCAGCGGCATGTTTTGGCTGTGCTGCTCAGGCTGGCTAATATGCTCAAACCTAGCCTGGTTTGTTACTTGTACAACTCGGCCAACTCAGCTGAcgagttgggggaggtgatggaggagctggatgaaACATTAACAACCCTTACCTCCATGACCACTTCCCCGATGGGCTCAACATCGGTGTCGTCCTTGACAGTTGGGAGTAACCCGAGGGTAGGGATGTTCAGCAAGCAGATCGTCAACGACGTGAGAAGGGACTGGGTTGTggtcggggaggggtttgtggaggtgaagatggcggggttgggtggtAGTGCGTTGGGGAGGACGCTGGGGGGGAGTAGTGGATTTACTTCTACGCAAGGGACACAGCAGGGGAATAAACcgcaggagaggaagggggttgggtttgttccgttggtggagggtgtggtggaaaggagggttagggaggaggcggggaggtggttgaagggAGTCGAAAGGGATAGGggtagagggagagggttggggtgggagggggatttggtgtTTTAG
- the cox5 gene encoding Cytochrome c oxidase subunit 5B, mitochondrial (EggNog:ENOG503P5Q4; COG:C), translating into MSSAVRNVLVRASRPATAALGRRAATTHAISNPTLANIEKRWEAIPPAEQAELWMSLRDRMKGNWAELTIAEKKAAYWIAFGPWGPRTEPPQGEGKKVFLYTVIGLGVSAAIFGTMRAFAKPAPATMTKEWQEATNEYLKAQNSDPLTGISSEGYKGKGHIQSPSSKA; encoded by the exons atgtcttCCGCCGTCCGCAACGTCCTTGTGCGCGCCAGCCGCCCGGCTACCGCGGCCCTCGGCCGCCGTGCTGCCACCACACacgccatctccaaccctACGCTGGCCAACATCGAGAAGAGATGGGAGGCCATTCCCCCTGCGGAGCAGGCCGAGCTCTGGATGTCTCTGCGCGACCGCATGAAGGGTAACTGGGCTGAGCTTACCAttgcggagaagaaggccg CCTACTGGATCGCTTTCGGTCCTTGGGGCCCCCGCACCGAACCTCCCCAGGgtgagggcaagaaggtcttCCTCTACACTGTTATCGGTCTCGGCGTCAGCGCTGCCATCTTCGGCACCATGCGCGCTTTCGCCAAGCCCGCCCCCGCGACCATGACCAAGGAGTGGCAGGAGGCGACAAACGAGTACCTCAAG GCTCAAAACTCCGACCCCTTGACCGGTATCTCGTCCGAGGGctacaagggcaagggccaCATCCAgtccccctcatcaaaggCTTAA
- the GUT2 gene encoding mitochondrial glycerol-3-phosphate dehydrogenase (EggNog:ENOG503NU42; COG:C), whose translation MSRFTRSAKRALPPLALLATTSGALYYMYRPRNIPGYEGPVVPPPIFGADGTFKLPRFPKLKSRLEQINDLKRSNTEEEYDILVIGAGATGSGVALDAATRGLKVAVVERDDFSSGTSSKSTKLVHGGVRYLEKAVWNLDWAQYELVREALKERTYFLQTAPHLSMWLPIMLPLDRWWKVPYYWAGTKFYDFLAGSEGIESSYFLTRSKAIDAFPMLKQEGLIGALVYYDGAHNDSRMNVSIGVTAGLYGATVVNHLEVKGLLKGEDGRLRGAEVVDNIGQRDGKQGERFNIRAKCVINCTGPFTDGIRKMDDPGCKEIVAPASGVHIILPGYYSPGKMGLIDPSTSDGRVIFFLPWQGNTIAGTTDEPAQITKDPLPDEKSIQWILNEVSHYLSPDINVRRGDVLAAWSGLRPLVKDPKAKNTESLVRNHLIDISESGLVTCAGGKWTTYRQMAEECVDAAIREFGLKPKPITNPPMISGTEHVTDDATLDGTCQTHRVRLVGAHGWSRTLFIHLIQHFGVETEVAKHLTESYGDRAWTVASLCRPTDKRFPARGERISQLYPFVDGEVRYAVRHEFAQTAVDVLARRMRLAFLNAQASLEALPKIIDIMADELGWSKKRMDLEWRETVKFLESMGLPQPLLSATRKQVEQGKIDFKSLLEWRMYSRHDKPGPEGDNQ comes from the exons ATGTCCCGCTTCACCCGCAGCGCCAAAAgggccctcccccccctcgcGCTGCTGGCCACCACCTCGGGCGCGCTGTATTACATGTACCGACCTCGCAACATCCCCGGCTACGAAGGCCCCGTCGTGCCACCCCCCATCTTCGGCGCAGACGGCACGTTCAAGCTCCCCCGTTTTCCAAAACTAAAGTCCAGGCTGGAGCAGATCAACGACCTCAAGCGATCCAACACGGAAGAAGAGTATGACATTCTCGTCATTGGCGCAGGAGCCACCGGGTCAGGCGTGGCTCTTGATGCCGCGACCCGAGGGTTAAAagtggctgttgttgaaagGGATGACTTTTCCTCGGGGACGAGCTCGAAGAGTACAAAGCTTGTTCATGGCGGGGTGAGATATCTGGAGAAGGCGGTTTGGAATTTAGACTGGGCGCAGTATGAGCTTGTCAGGGAGgcgttgaaggagaggacgtATTTTTTGCAGACGGCCCCGCATTTGAGCATGTGGTTACCGATTATGCTGCCGTTGGACAGGTGGTGGAAGGTGCCTTACTATTGGGCGGGGACCAAGTTTTATGATTTTTTGGCGGGGAGTGAGGGGATTGAGAGTAGTTATTTTTTGACGAGGTCGAAGGCTATTGATGCTTTTCCGATGTTGAAGCAGGAGGGGTTGATTGGGGCGTTGGTTTATTATGATGGGGCGCATAATGATAGTAGGATGAATGTGAGCATCGGGGTTACGGCTGGGTTGTATGGGGCGACGGTGGTGAACCATttggaggtgaaggggttgttgaagggggaggatgggaggttgaggggggcggaggtggtggataaTATTGGGCAGCGGGATGGGAAGCAAGGGGAGAGGTTTAATATTAGGGCCAAGTGTGTTATCAACTGTACGGGGCCGTTTACGGATGGGATAAGGAAGATGGATGATCCTGGGTGTAAGGAGATTGTGGCGCCGGCGTCGGGGGTGCATATCATCTTGCCAGGGTATTATTCGCcggggaagatggggttgATTGATCCGTCGACGTCGGACGGGAGGGTTATTTTCTTCTTGCCGTGGCAGGGGAATACGATTGCTGGAACGACGGACGAGCCGGCGCAGATTACCAAGGATCCGTTGCCGGATGAAAAGTCGATTCAGTGGATTTTGAACGAGGTTAGTCATTACCTCTCGCCGGATATCAatgtgaggaggggggatgtttTGGCTGCTTGGTCTGGGCTGAGGCCGTTGGTGAAGGACCCCAAGGCGAAGAACACGGAGTCGCTGGTGAGGAATCATCTCATTGACATCAGTGAGAGCGGGCTTGTGACTTGCGCCGGCGGAAAGTGGACGACATATCGACAGATGGCCGAGGAGTGTGTGGACGCGGCGATCAGGGAATTTGGGCTGAAGCCAAAGCCTATCACGAACCCCCCGATGATCAGCGGGACGGAGCATGTCACAGATGATGCTACACTTGATGGGACTTGCCAGACTCACCGGGTGAGGCTCGTTGGTGCCCACGGCTGGTCACGAACATTGTTCATCCACTTGATTCAGCACTTTGGCGTCGAAACAGAGGTGGCCAAGCACCTGACGGAGAGCTATGGTGACAGAGCCTGGACAGTCGCTTCGCTGTGCCGACCGACGGACAAGAGATTCCCGGCGAGGGGAGAAAGGATCTCACAGTTGTATCCTTTTGTGGATGGCGAGGTGAGGTACGCTGTTCGTCACGAGTTTGCGCAGACGGCCGTGGATgtgctggcgaggaggatgaggctggcCTTCTTGAACGCTCAAGCTTCACTGGAGGCGCTGCCGAAGATCATTGACATCATGGCTGATGAGCTGGGGTGGAGCAAGAAGAGAATGGATCTTGAATGGAGAGAGA CTGTGAAATTCCTCGAGTCCATGGGCCTCCCTCAGCCATTGTTGTCAGCGACACGAAAGCAGGTTGAGCAGGGCAAGATTGACTTCAAGAGTCTGCTTGAGTGGAGGATGTATTCGCGACATGACAAGCCTGGGCCGGAGGGGGATAACCAATGA